From Pseudoleptotrichia goodfellowii, a single genomic window includes:
- a CDS encoding NUDIX domain-containing protein, with protein MQFKLNSNVKFILEQLNNNGTGFLVGGAVRDLITGKEPYDYDFATNIEYERLKEIFKDFSPKEIGAHFGILMIKVNGKHYEIAKFRKETGVLNSRHPKNVRFIDTIEEDLSRRDFTVNAMAYNEIQGLTDLFGGKKDIENRIIRFVGKPKIRIEEDALRIMRAFRFISQLGFKLNKKTSEAIYMKKKFLNKISKERIFTELSKILLGPYMKRALRMMKKCGVLEMIIPEFDYAYDFDQNNSYKKDLLFEHIIKVTDLCPTDLITRFAALFHDLGKISTKSIDAKGKFHYYGHEKESVLIAENCLKELRVPNDFLHSVKKIVLNHMIVYQEISDREIKKLIINLGEKDLARLFDLFNADFLCKNSNEYKKENPVGKLKKRIEEIKSRGYIPSLRELDITGADLINLGFEPINIGEIKNDIYEQVLDETVKNEKEEILKYLSGKYNISKKMKHEKSCGAVIIREKNEEFLIVKMYHGNWGFAKGHTEMNENEEETAIREVKEETGISVKLINGFRETVKYVPNESTLKKVVFFLGTAENEEVKIDKEEIEEFKWCNYEEAMKLITYKLQRDVLDKAVEFIQINNNSKL; from the coding sequence ATGCAGTTTAAGTTAAACAGCAATGTAAAATTTATACTGGAACAATTAAATAATAACGGAACGGGATTTCTGGTAGGAGGAGCGGTAAGAGATTTAATTACGGGAAAAGAGCCTTATGATTATGATTTTGCTACGAATATTGAATATGAAAGATTGAAAGAAATATTCAAAGATTTTTCTCCCAAAGAAATAGGTGCACATTTCGGAATATTAATGATAAAAGTAAACGGAAAACATTATGAAATTGCAAAATTCAGGAAAGAAACAGGAGTTTTGAACAGTAGACATCCGAAAAACGTAAGATTTATAGATACTATAGAAGAAGATTTATCGAGAAGAGATTTCACTGTAAATGCAATGGCTTATAATGAAATTCAGGGATTGACAGATTTGTTCGGAGGGAAAAAGGATATTGAAAACAGAATTATAAGATTTGTCGGTAAGCCGAAGATAAGAATAGAAGAAGACGCTCTCAGAATAATGAGAGCATTCAGATTTATTTCGCAGCTCGGATTTAAACTCAATAAAAAGACTTCCGAAGCAATCTATATGAAAAAGAAGTTTCTGAATAAAATTTCCAAAGAGAGAATTTTTACCGAATTAAGCAAAATCTTATTAGGACCGTATATGAAGAGAGCGTTAAGAATGATGAAAAAATGCGGTGTTTTGGAAATGATTATTCCTGAATTTGATTACGCTTATGATTTTGATCAGAATAATTCTTATAAAAAAGATCTGCTTTTTGAGCATATAATAAAAGTTACCGATTTATGTCCTACCGATTTGATTACAAGATTTGCAGCACTGTTTCATGATTTAGGGAAAATAAGTACAAAGTCTATTGATGCAAAAGGGAAATTTCATTATTACGGTCATGAAAAAGAAAGTGTGTTAATAGCTGAAAACTGTCTGAAAGAACTTAGAGTTCCCAATGATTTTCTGCATTCAGTAAAAAAAATAGTATTAAATCATATGATTGTATATCAGGAAATTTCCGATAGGGAAATAAAAAAACTTATTATTAATCTTGGTGAAAAGGATCTCGCCAGACTGTTCGATTTGTTCAATGCCGATTTTCTGTGTAAAAATAGCAATGAATATAAAAAAGAAAATCCTGTCGGAAAGCTCAAAAAAAGAATAGAGGAAATAAAAAGCAGAGGTTATATACCGAGTTTGAGAGAGCTGGATATAACAGGAGCGGATTTGATAAACTTGGGATTTGAGCCGATAAATATAGGAGAAATCAAAAACGATATTTATGAACAGGTCCTTGATGAAACTGTGAAAAATGAAAAAGAAGAAATATTGAAATATTTAAGCGGAAAATATAATATTTCAAAAAAGATGAAACATGAAAAATCCTGCGGAGCTGTTATTATACGTGAGAAAAATGAAGAATTTCTTATTGTTAAGATGTATCACGGTAACTGGGGATTTGCCAAAGGGCATACGGAAATGAATGAAAATGAAGAAGAAACAGCAATCAGGGAAGTAAAAGAAGAAACAGGAATTTCAGTTAAACTGATAAACGGATTCAGAGAAACTGTAAAATATGTTCCTAATGAATCAACATTAAAAAAAGTAGTTTTTTTCCTCGGAACTGCTGAAAATGAAGAAGTAAAAATAGACAAAGAGGAAATTGAAGAGTTTAAATGGTGTAATTATGAAGAAGCAATGAAATTGATAACATACAAGCTGCAAAGAGATGTTTTAGATAAAGCAGTTGAGTTTATTCAAATTAATAATAATTCAAAATTATAA
- the rsmB gene encoding 16S rRNA (cytosine(967)-C(5))-methyltransferase RsmB produces MEIIKNMNNNIKIDIVNLLDEIMSGKYSNIQLNHYFKTKNYLKKEKLFITNIINITIRNLIYIDYLLEKTVKNIQKRKIKQLLRISVAQLFFTETDKAGVLYEAVEIAKILNKHQAGFVNATLQSVLRNRDEIIENIPKDRKDAILYSYPQWFVNKLKADYSEDYIDIMKSYKSRSYLSVRYNSKKLSKDNFEKILSEVKTEILFSVDEVYYLSNSNIFETEEYKSGKIIIQDASSYLAVKNLNVAKGDTVLDACAAPGGKSLAILQNFEPELLVAEDIHEHKIKILENMKKKYNFSNLKVVLNDATQIESLNIKFDKILLDVPCSGLGVLRKKPEKIYDLTGELIKSLKKLQKKIFDSAYNSLKENGIILYSTCTFSINENTNNLEYFIEKYRDLVIEEVVIPENVDIRKDQWGGVYITHKNIYNDGFYIAKLRKKQL; encoded by the coding sequence ATGGAAATAATAAAAAATATGAATAATAATATAAAAATAGATATTGTAAATCTTCTTGATGAGATTATGAGCGGTAAATACAGTAATATTCAATTAAATCATTATTTTAAAACAAAAAATTATTTAAAAAAGGAAAAGTTGTTTATAACAAACATTATAAACATAACAATAAGAAACTTGATTTATATAGATTATCTGCTTGAAAAAACCGTAAAAAATATACAGAAAAGGAAAATAAAACAACTTTTAAGAATATCTGTCGCTCAGCTGTTTTTCACAGAAACTGATAAGGCAGGAGTATTATATGAAGCAGTAGAAATTGCAAAAATATTGAATAAACATCAAGCGGGATTTGTAAATGCAACATTACAGTCGGTTTTGAGAAACAGAGATGAGATTATTGAAAATATTCCCAAAGACAGAAAAGACGCTATTTTGTATTCTTATCCTCAATGGTTTGTGAACAAGCTGAAAGCGGATTATTCTGAAGATTACATTGATATAATGAAATCTTACAAATCAAGAAGTTATTTATCGGTGAGATATAATTCAAAAAAATTATCAAAAGATAATTTTGAAAAAATATTATCGGAAGTAAAAACGGAAATATTATTTTCGGTGGATGAAGTATACTATTTGTCAAATTCAAATATATTTGAAACAGAAGAATATAAAAGCGGAAAAATCATAATTCAAGATGCTTCATCTTATCTGGCAGTGAAAAATCTTAATGTTGCAAAAGGAGATACGGTGCTTGATGCCTGTGCCGCTCCGGGCGGGAAATCATTGGCGATTTTGCAGAATTTCGAGCCGGAACTTCTTGTAGCTGAGGATATTCATGAACATAAAATAAAGATTTTAGAAAATATGAAAAAGAAATATAATTTTTCAAATCTTAAAGTTGTTTTGAATGATGCAACACAAATAGAAAGTCTTAACATAAAATTTGATAAAATATTATTGGACGTACCTTGCAGCGGATTAGGCGTGTTAAGGAAAAAGCCCGAAAAAATATACGATTTGACAGGAGAGCTGATAAAAAGTCTGAAAAAACTACAGAAAAAGATATTTGACAGTGCTTATAATTCTCTGAAAGAAAACGGAATTATACTTTACAGCACATGTACATTTTCAATAAATGAAAATACAAATAATCTGGAATATTTTATCGAAAAATATAGAGATTTAGTCATTGAAGAAGTTGTTATTCCTGAAAATGTAGATATAAGGAAAGATCAATGGGGAGGAGTATATATAACTCATAAAAATATATATAATGACGGATTTTATATAGCAAAATTAAGGAAAAAACAGCTATAG
- a CDS encoding sucrose-6-phosphate hydrolase: MDFKHVKENEEKSVSEKKEKVNSDYWRQKYHIQGIAGLINDPNGFSQFKGEYHMFYQWNPLKTDHTAKYWGHSVSEDLLHWKRKKTALRPETVYSKNGVYSGSGLVINDKLYLFYTGNVKDEEGNRDSYQCIAISEDGEHFERIEPVITNQPEGYTRHIRDPKVWEKDGTYYMIIGIQSEDLKGKAALFSSQNIHDWKFLGEIAGGNKGKLGEFGYMWECPDYFQLKDEKTSEIKDVLAACPQGLEAHGDLYNNVFQSGYFIGKMDYKKPEFIIENDFIELDRGHDFYAPQSMEDDKGRRLMIGWMGVPEQEDYPTVKNEWLHCLTLPRELKLKNGKLYQVPIKEMEAIRGEKSEFSGLVKGEKEIGKGTAYELKAEFSEISSDFGLKLRVREKSKTILKFDYKEKKFILDRSHGEQPDKSLRKVYLGDIKTLELNIFVDNSSVEVFINGGEEVFSSRIFPEKDADKITVFSENNINIKIEKWEWK, from the coding sequence ATGGATTTTAAGCATGTTAAAGAAAATGAAGAAAAATCGGTATCCGAGAAAAAAGAAAAAGTAAATAGTGATTATTGGAGACAGAAGTATCATATACAAGGAATAGCAGGACTTATAAATGATCCTAACGGCTTTTCCCAATTTAAAGGCGAATATCATATGTTTTATCAATGGAATCCTTTAAAAACAGATCATACTGCGAAATATTGGGGACACAGTGTCAGTGAAGATCTGTTGCACTGGAAAAGAAAAAAGACGGCTCTAAGGCCCGAAACAGTGTATTCAAAAAACGGTGTCTATTCGGGAAGCGGACTTGTAATAAATGATAAACTTTATTTATTTTATACAGGGAATGTGAAAGATGAAGAAGGAAATAGAGATTCGTATCAGTGTATCGCAATATCCGAAGACGGAGAACATTTTGAGAGAATAGAGCCTGTAATAACGAATCAGCCTGAAGGCTATACAAGACATATAAGAGATCCGAAAGTGTGGGAAAAAGACGGAACATATTATATGATTATAGGAATTCAGAGCGAAGATTTGAAAGGAAAAGCAGCTCTTTTCAGCTCACAGAATATACATGACTGGAAATTTTTAGGAGAAATAGCAGGAGGAAACAAAGGAAAATTGGGAGAATTCGGCTATATGTGGGAATGTCCTGACTATTTTCAGTTAAAAGATGAAAAAACATCTGAAATAAAAGATGTCCTTGCAGCTTGTCCTCAAGGGCTTGAGGCTCACGGCGATTTATACAATAATGTGTTTCAGAGTGGGTATTTTATAGGAAAAATGGACTATAAAAAGCCTGAATTTATTATTGAAAACGATTTTATAGAACTTGACAGGGGACATGATTTCTATGCACCTCAATCAATGGAAGATGACAAAGGAAGAAGACTGATGATCGGATGGATGGGAGTTCCCGAACAGGAAGATTATCCTACTGTTAAAAATGAATGGTTGCATTGTCTGACATTGCCGAGAGAGCTGAAACTGAAAAACGGGAAACTTTATCAGGTTCCGATTAAAGAAATGGAAGCAATAAGAGGAGAAAAATCGGAATTTTCAGGATTAGTAAAAGGAGAAAAAGAAATAGGCAAAGGAACTGCTTATGAACTGAAAGCCGAATTTTCAGAAATTTCTTCGGATTTTGGATTGAAATTAAGAGTAAGAGAAAAAAGTAAAACGATTTTAAAATTCGATTATAAAGAGAAAAAATTTATTTTGGACAGAAGTCATGGCGAGCAGCCTGATAAGAGTTTGAGAAAGGTCTATCTGGGAGATATAAAAACATTGGAATTAAATATTTTCGTAGACAATTCGTCTGTGGAAGTGTTTATTAACGGAGGAGAAGAAGTGTTTTCCTCAAGAATCTTCCCTGAAAAAGATGCTGACAAAATAACAGTTTTCTCCGAAAATAACATAAATATAAAAATAGAAAAATGGGAATGGAAATAA
- a CDS encoding tetratricopeptide repeat protein, with translation MKKKTFFLLLVIIGLFTVSCFKNKEEKKSSDTNGADSTSATENTTSKTSGDIFNLGKNDGQQQNNQTQIQNLTAEEQQNLINNKIDPAKVSQAIKDAESGNKEAILSLAHLYYGLKDNAKTKKYLQMGVDKNYPEAIYNLAVLLKEEGNIAEANKLMARLPKNSANGQLAPGAEAYNKGINFVKAKNYKEAKAQFETAYRQGIREADIQVALLNKQMKNYDEAVRWFKLALNRGVKEANLEIGAILFDTGRQVEARSYLMKAYNSGNKGLAMPIAISYHKENNMSEALKWYKIAAKNGDKEAKETVAEIEGNKTASNLGKGVNQFLNVEKSDKSKTNITNTLAQTKKDNNTPTSDSSTKNSVSTNTNAASTVNRKAKQSTAREKQNYNIGIDEVTDNRMN, from the coding sequence TTGAAAAAAAAGACATTTTTTCTTTTATTGGTAATTATAGGATTATTTACAGTGTCCTGTTTTAAAAATAAAGAAGAAAAAAAATCTTCTGATACAAACGGGGCAGACAGTACTTCGGCTACAGAGAATACAACTTCAAAAACAAGCGGGGATATTTTTAATTTAGGAAAAAATGACGGTCAGCAGCAGAATAATCAGACACAAATACAGAACCTTACTGCTGAAGAACAGCAAAATTTAATTAACAATAAAATAGATCCTGCAAAAGTTTCTCAAGCGATAAAAGATGCGGAGAGCGGCAATAAAGAAGCCATACTCTCATTGGCACATCTGTATTACGGTTTGAAAGACAATGCTAAAACTAAAAAATATCTTCAAATGGGAGTAGATAAAAATTATCCCGAAGCTATTTATAATTTGGCAGTATTGCTGAAAGAAGAAGGAAATATTGCCGAAGCTAATAAATTAATGGCAAGATTACCGAAAAACAGTGCAAACGGACAGTTGGCTCCCGGAGCGGAAGCCTATAACAAAGGGATAAATTTTGTAAAAGCTAAGAACTATAAAGAAGCCAAAGCACAGTTTGAAACTGCTTACAGACAGGGAATCAGAGAAGCAGATATTCAGGTTGCTCTTTTAAATAAACAGATGAAAAATTATGATGAGGCTGTAAGATGGTTTAAACTCGCACTTAATCGTGGAGTAAAAGAAGCAAACCTTGAAATCGGGGCTATTCTTTTTGATACGGGCAGACAGGTGGAAGCAAGAAGCTATCTGATGAAAGCATATAATTCGGGAAATAAAGGATTGGCTATGCCTATAGCGATTTCTTATCATAAAGAAAATAATATGAGTGAAGCTTTGAAATGGTATAAAATAGCTGCGAAAAACGGTGATAAGGAAGCTAAAGAAACTGTGGCTGAAATAGAAGGAAATAAAACTGCAAGTAATTTAGGAAAAGGAGTTAATCAGTTTCTTAATGTTGAAAAATCTGATAAATCAAAAACTAATATTACGAACACATTGGCTCAAACGAAAAAAGATAACAATACACCGACATCCGATTCGAGTACCAAAAATTCTGTAAGTACAAATACGAATGCAGCTTCAACAGTGAACAGAAAAGCTAAACAAAGCACTGCAAGAGAAAAACAGAATTATAATATAGGAATCGACGAAGTAACTGACAATAGGATGAATTAA